CTAAGGCACAAGCCACGACGGAGATGGCTGAGCTGACGCTTTGAGGCGCGTGCTCTGTACAAGGGACATGATGATTTGTAGAGATGACCCAGAGGTGTTGCATTGCAGTAgaggagtacggagtacaaagtTTGGAAAACGCATCAAACGATCGAAGCGGCTGCAAGTGATATCTATGTCTAAGGCAGGATTCTGGCTTGCATACCattcagctcctccttctgaGTTATCATTATTAAGCACAAGTATCTTCAGCAGAATTAGACTAATGTTGAAAGAACCTTCGATTTTGATTAAACAAATTGTCATCTTTTTATGGCTGATGAGACCCAGGATGATATTAATATTGTCTGCATCTAACTCCCTCTGGAAAGGAAGACGCCCGGGGTACAAAGCCAACACACAGGAAGATACATCCAACCCTGGTCCGAGAGGCGCAACGTTCCATCCAGTTGGGAACATGCTCACCTCAGCCTTCAACTGGTCATAATTACAAAACAGCTGCCTTTCGTAGCCCCGGCGGTCAATGATGTCAGATGCCAGGTACTATGAATGTAAGAACCGCTTACACGGGTCTGTTCTGTCTCGTCGGTCGGTCTCCTGAAGATCAAGGGATGGGATTACAAATATGTATTCGACTAAATTGTCTGACTGCATGTCATGAAGTTGGACCAACTATCGAAGATCGACAGCGAGAAAATCTACCTATTTGCAGCCGGCTTCTCTTTCATAAGGGGTTGTGTGGGTAGTAGACACTGGACTTGGGGCCGCAAAATACCAACAGGGAACCTCAGATGTTGTATGGAAGGTATTGTATGTATTGTTATTACGAAAACGGTGTTATGGAATTACATTCATGAGTCCAATGATGCACGCTAATGCATCTGATGCAGCAACCACGCTGACGGGAAACTACCTAGTTTTAATTGTAATCTCCTTTTTTAGTTTAAACTGTTTTCTTTGAGCTAGATACCCATCAGGTAAAGTAGAACCAAAATGCTGGTAAGGGATGTATTTCCATTGAAGCCGCTCGTTATTCTCCCCCTTTTCTTTCGTGCTGTCAATTCCTTGGTATTTCTTGAAGAGCGGGGGATCCCTGGTTCATTTGCATGAGGCAATTTGTCGATGATGTCATAATGCCCTTAACCGTTGACTGCTACCAAATTTTGCAGGAACCGCATATCCCTTTTCACTCTACTATTGACACTTGAATCGATGCCTCCAAAGAGAGGCCCAGTCATTACTGTATTACAAACGCAGAATGAAGGATGCCTCGTTTGGCACGTTTCACTGCCACCCTCTCCCGCCCCCCCGGTTTCTAGTGGAGCTCTGTAATACTGTAGACCACAAGCTTTGTCGGGGGACAGATTTGGGAAAATCAACGAAATGAGAAAATAAGCTGGTGTCACGAAATCATGGACGATACATGATATGCCGATTGAACTGGCAACAGAATACCATGCTCATTTTGAGCAAATGAAAGACTTGGATTTCTCTACTTTGGCGTGAGGGGGATACGAGAACGATGACCCAAGGACGAAGCGGGGGTTCTTGACCGCTCTCTCACTGGCTGTTGGCAAGTGTGTGATCGTAGCAAGGAATTTTCGGATGCGAGATCCTTTCTGGCTGAAGGGCAAAGAACGATGGATGGAAGGCTTGGAAGCTGTCAAGTGTGGGGCGGCTACCGTTTGAGAATAGCCCCATGAGGCAGACGCCAAGAGCCAATCAGCAAGCTTAGGCCCTCACTCCAAAGTTTTGTCCTCATTGGATGCCTTCGCTACAAAGTCCAGTAAGTGGGAGGAGACGCTCCTATGACTCAAAATAGCAAGGTAGGTATGGTTACCTGCCTAGATACTCAATAGATAAAACTTGGATAACCTCTTTTCTGTTATGCTGAGAGATGGGTGCCCCTGGACTGAAATAGTGTCATGATAACACAAgcactactccgtacgaacCGACCCATCCCGCCACGAATAAGGGGGCACGTTGATGGTCACGGGGCTAGACAAGACTGCCTCGCTCTTTCAAGTTCCTGTTCATTTACTGGTATGTATCATCACAAAAAAGTGACTCGAAACAGTTTCCTCCCTATTGTTATCAATCATAGTTTGGATGCAAAACTATACTGTTATCTGTTGATATCGTGGCACGTCAGGACGCGTCTGGATGACGCTCATTAGAGCGGTCAGATCATCAGGATTGTCAGCACTAATACCgagcatcatcattatcaaACGCTGACTTGAACTGAAAGTATCAGGTGCCCTGTTTGAGTTGCTGCTTATCGGTCTATAAGATATGCATGTAGCAGAGAAAAGACGGAAACACTCTATTAACAGACGAACGTCGGAGAGGGGTAAGTACTTCTTTTAGAAGTAGGTAGGTATTCTCCTTGTTATTCCCCCAAGGCTTTGAGGTCATGAGGCAAATTCTTCAATTATAAGCATATGCAGGTTGCAGTAAGGTGGTATGGGTTAGTCTCTCAGCATATTAACTACCCAAGTAGGTGATTCAATAGCACGATCCTTTCAGGTATGTTGTCATGAGAACAGAAAGATTAGTGATAATGTTTGGTACCTACCTCGGACGGCTGTCGACATGTACGACTATGCCTTAATCGTACGTCCATGCAGCCGGTCATCATGAGCAACTAAAATGTACATGCGTCTGCGTCATTAGATTATAAAGCCTGACATTGAAGATTAAATTGATCTAACCTAACGTCGACTCTGTCAAAGCATATCCCGCAATAACCGCGAAACCGTTATGCAAACGGATAAGCCAGAAGAAATAGTGATTGCATTACGAATTCATGATAAACAATGATAGTAAGTAAACAATGTTGCCTGGTACACCTCTCGTGAGTCGAAGCCAAGCTTAGCAACTGAGGGGATGCTGCAACCTCTCACCTGATCATTTGCATTCAGCCTAGTCTCTCATTGGAGGACAATCCCAGCTAGCAAGTATGGTACACCTACATACAATGGAAAACCTGCCTACGCTCATATGTGCACTATTCTAAGACATTCCAAATAAATAATCAATTTCAATCTAATCAGAATCTGCACTATGGAAGCGTGAAAGAATTCCCAAAGTATAGATAATGAAGTCACTGAGTCTGAGCGGCAGTTTCGCTGGACGCGGACCCCGCCACCCTATGAAAAGTGACAGAATGATGCCATGCTTGGAAGCATAATGCACGGCATTCGTTATGAGGGCATTTCCTTCTCCAGACCTGGAGGGAAGTTACCCTAAGCGATGTGCAATGCGATGTTGGAAAAGCCTCCTCAAAACACCGACCGATCTATCTCTCGCCTAAACCTTGCCTGTATGTATCGTTTCGATACGCTGCGTCAGGGACAGGGCAGCTTGAGGACGAAGGGCAGCCGGGAAAAACATAGACCCCGGGTGTTTAACCTTTGGAGGTTAAGAGCAAGCTGGACACGATAGTAAATGACGAACTTCTCAATGCTGTCGTGGACGATATGAGGAAATGAGCGACACCAATTCAGCAGGAACTATCAACCATGTGCGGGGTTGGGAGGCGCCCTGCAGAATGATGCTGATAGCTGGTCTCACAACAGGGCAGGCTCAGCCTGGCAATGCACTAATCAGGCCAGACGTAAATTCGCAATGTGATCAGGTCTGTTGTCAGAGCGTCAACTGATGATACAATATCACATTGGGCATAAATGATGATTAGGATGAGTGATTCAATAGGTATGGCAGGTTTGAGCAGGTTTGAGCGCCCCGTCTCCTATCTGAGAGAAACTAGGTAGGCATGTAGCCGACAACCAGTGTCGATAGGGAATAGTCTActtcgtactccgtacaccaCCTGTGGATCGGGAATTTGACCGCTCTCCTTGGTGGATGACTCTCAAATTTTGAACGGGAGCGTTGTGGGCTTGTAGGGATCATCTCAAAAATCCTCGGGATAATTCCCCATGGATCTGCTAACTAGTGTTTGAAGAGCGGAGTTTCATAACCTTCGTTATTCTCCGCTTAGTAGAGAACGATGATCCCTATTCTCATTTTCCCCCCAGCTGTCACTTCCTCCCTTCTCGCACCGCCCCCTGGCCATCGTTTCACCGCCACTTAATATCCTCATCCAGCCTCAGCCCTAGGACTAAGAAACCTTATCGTGGCCGGGTATTGCGAAGTTCCCGGTAACTAGGTAACTTACCCCTGTAAACTTTTACAAGACAATATTGGAGGATAGTCCTGGTTGCAGGGGATACTTATCAGCCATTTCTGAGATCAATCTGCCAGAATTACAGTTGGTGCAGATACAGTGGGCTGATGCGGTCAAGAAGCATTCAGAGAAAGTTAGCTGCCCATTTGTCAGGTGATATGATCCACCCAGGTAAGTCTTCTCTATATCAATTTGCCAGCGCATATGCGACTCTTGCAAAGGTGACACAGGATGTCTTAACAGATTTGGAAGATTTAATTCTTATGCCGTCAGCGACAGCGGTGCTGCAGGCTAGGAATAAACGGAACCCTCCTCAAAGTGGCCGATGCAAGTTCGCTGATCATATACTGATTATGAGCAGATAAGACTGAAACCTCCACAGCTTTGTTTCCACGACCATTGTGTCGGTGCCATGCACTTTCTGTGACAGTAATAGTGACAGCAACAGGGAGGAATATATGGGGTATATATGGGTACTAAACAAATCATATATGGGTTTGCCTAGCTTGGCATTCACATACTATTCTGTCGTGTGTAGATTAGACTGCATAGACTCTCACTGAAAAGCTCAGAGAATTCTGGGGGAGCCTATGCAGCTGAAACAATCTTCTCTATCAtctcatgatcatgatgggATGGTTACGTGTCAGGACACGGGTATGCTGTGACGGAATTCGTTATTGTCTATTTCTATCTTACCAATCCTGTTACACACAAGGCATGTAGATGGAATGACAAGACTTCAACTCCTATGGATACACGATTCCCCATCCTGTCACGACGAATGAGAAGAAAGTTGGCAGGGACTTTGAAACATCGATCATTCTCTTGAGAGATTGAAGAGTGACATTCTCCAGGAATGGTTGGCCAATTAGAGTGTCGAATTGGGATCCGCCGATGGTGTCCTTGCCAAATGCAGTTCCAGTATCTACTTGAGTCATTTTCGAGACGATGAATGGGACGATTCTCACatattaattaatatttaaaaCAAAATTCATGCGCTTTTATTCCTCAATAATAGCCTACATATTAATCAATCAGTACATACATAGAGAGTTGTCTCAATGGGGGCTGGCTTTAAGACAGGCGGTAAAGTAAACGAGAGGAAATGCTTAGCTCATTGGTCACGCTTCTAATTAAATCGGTCAGGTTGCCTtaaatcttcttcaaaacGGTGGGGAAGTGAGGTTAGTCGAAAGATCAGCTtaggaaaaaaaagggaaattGGAAGAGCTAATTAATTTGGGCTGCTGTTGCGAGCTGTTGTGATGTGCTGTTTGAATCCACCCACCAACGGAACCAGGATGCCTACCTTACCTCGCAACCCTGAACAAGTAGATACCGAGTGCAACGGCCCAGTCTAATGAGACTACATGCCTGATGAAATATCACCCCTTTCTTGACCCTCATAGGTGTGATATTTAAATGGAGGGTCGTACACCCTTTCGCAAGCACAACTTTGATTACCACCACAGATCTATGTCCTTCATTCCTATCGGGACCTCTGAGAAAGCCATCACATCACCATTATTGTTGCGTTATATCATCATTACAAGTGCTCATCATTCAATACCAAGTCCAACCTctaatactccgtaccaaCAACAGAAAGGCCTGTAATATTCAATAAAAAATCCAATACTCCGCATCACCCCAGGGAAAATCCACAGGCTTCCGTCGAGTTAGAGAAGGAAAGGCAAACGAAGGATACGCCACCGCGACGCGTTACATCAAAAGGTATCGATTACAAGAACGAGGCCTGGAGAGGCTGAACGGGGAACTGGAACTGGTACACTTGTCCGTACGTGTATCAACGGCTGTGACGATACTGAAATACCAAGCTGTACGTCAGTGTAAGGATCCACCTGAGCTTTCTTTCAATCAATTGAAACATCCATCGGTTTCTTCGAATTCGATTCGAGCCTTCCAAAATCCTTCTTCCAATTCCAATCACAGCCCTGCCCCGTGCGGCCCTAAAACTACCttatcatcttcctccccgtCATTTAGTATTACCTATTATTATCTTTTTGGAAAGGgtttaaaaaaaaaagtatccaaagagagaagaaattcGAACAATTCTTCagatttcttttttttctactCCCTTTTCCAACGTCTCCCACTTCCTACAAGCATCCTTTGTACCGCCATCTATAGCCTCCCGAGTACTCGATTTTTGTCTGGACGAAGGATAACGCTGGCACATTCTCCTCCGTCGCATGATCCATCATCGTTTCTGACTCACAGAGAGCTTTGTCGGTCTACTTGCCCGGACGGTGTTACTGCAGGTCAATCTCCTTCGCACCACGTAACCGTGCAGGAAAACTCGGCATAGCTTTGACGTCGAGCAAAACTACACTATTACCTCTCACGACGTTTCCTCTCTACTCGGTCCAATCCCCGATTGCTCAATCCTCAAGTCCCTCTTCCCTTTTGGACCGCGTGCATCCACCTTTGTTGGCAGGCAATCGTGCGTTCGCATTGCAATCGGCCCCGATCTTCGTCGCCGATTCCCCATTCCGTTACCCGCGCCGCCTCGCCCTTTTGTCAAAAGTGACGCCAATCGACGCATAGTTCGATCCCCTGGCTCTTGTTCCAATTATTGCCGCGAAAAAAGAGCGCTGCTTGGTTCTGCGGAGGGGGGCTCTGCTGACAACCAAGCACATGCGCAGTTGCATACGTTGTGACTCGCATCTCGCTTTCTTAGAACAAATAAGAAGAGAGTGGAAAAAGAAATCGTCTTCGAATTTCGCTCGCCTTGTTTCTCAACACATCACGGCGgccgtcttcatctccaaTCAGTGAGACAGCCCGTCTCCGCAAATCCCCTCGCATTTTTCTTGCAGAGGATATAGCTTTCCCCGCGTACTGGAAGATCGGCGCTTCCAAGGAGGGGTAAAAATATCATAATTCGACCGGGGAGGTAAAAAAAGTtattaaaaaaaataatagCAGGAGACGATAAGAACAAGGACGAAGCTCAGCCATTCAACCAAGCCGACACGGAGACGAGCGAGCGGGCAGCCAAGTCTCCAGTCAAAGGCGTAATTGCACGATTCTGCGATTCGTTATTGTGCGCCTGTCAGCTTCGGCCACAGCCTTATCGTTACACAACAGAGCCAGTGCCTGTCTCAATCGCTATCAAGGACCTGAGTCGACCTCTCTGTCCTTTTTTCTTGTCTGCTTTTCTCTCCCGCGAGTGCTCTCAGGCAGGGCTCTCCGCTTTGCATTAAAGGCTGGCCAAGATGCAGATATCAAAACCGGAGCAATCCCGCTAAGGAAGTGGCTTGTGCATTTCTTACTCAGACACGTTCCCTTTTTAGGGCTCGTATTGCATCCTCGCTATAGGCTGCTCGCCGAAGCAACTGCATACCTTTGGTAACCGCCTTGGACCTCATTCGTCCTCCCCAGAGTCCAGGTGACTCAGGCACAGACACGAATCAATACAAGTCTTCTCGATCTCACGCTCGACAACTTGGCGGTATATTCAGTAGCCGCAATGGCTTATGCTACTACTTCGTCGCCTGCGGCTCTCAATGGCGACGCTGAATCCAGTTTAAATATCAACAATTCTCTCCCCAACCCTCCAAAATTACACCATGTCATCAAGTCTTTTTCGCCCGCAACTCAGACCTCCTCGACAACCTCTTATATATCTTCGCTCACAACTACTCCCTCATCTCTCTTCCCCGCTTCCAACCATTCAAATGCGTCTAGCCCTTCAGGCACACCATTACAGATTGCTACCGACGCCCTTCAGGGGCGTTTATCTACTTTTCCTCCCGTTTCGCTTTCCTCTTTCGAGCTTGGAGAGTCAATGATGGCTGTCCCAGGTAATCCGGCAACCTCAAATGTGGACTCTGTGTCCCCCAATCCGAATAAAGGCGCTGGCCTGATGCGGAGAATATCGAGAGGCGCAGCCAGCAAGCTCACACGAAGAAGACAATCTGCGACTCACAGTGATAAACGAGATCGCAGCTCCGGTCCGGTCATTATGCGGCGACGCAGCGACAGTAAAACTGCAGCTCAAACCGGACGTGAGTGTGCCCTTGATTCTAGcaacgaagaagatggcaaCGACGCGGTGGATTCTCTGGGTGTCTGGTGTGGCTCGGAAGCGCCCAGTCTCTCGACTGACGCCAGTATGATGGCCTCGCGCAACGTGGGCGCTGTTGCGCCCAAAGTCGATTCGGCGATTCAGCGCGGGACGGTGTTGACGAAAGTGACtaagaagcgcaagaagcaggtgcgcttcttcctcgacctTGATGCAGGCAAGGTTTACTGGGATCTGTCAAACCCGGCGAAACGCTTTTACATtgacgatatcaaggagGTCCGCGTCGGAGTGGATGCGCGCAACTATCGCGAGGAACACCAAGTCCCTCAGGATGTTGAAGGCCGCTGGTTCACCATTGTCATTGCTGATCCTGAAAAGTCCAAGGGTCGGTCCGTCAAGACGTTGCACCTCATTGCTCCCAATGACCATATCCTTGAACTTTGGACAACGACTTTGGAGAATATCTCTCAGTATCGAATCAATCTCATGGCTGGCTTGGCTGGTTCCGGTCAGAGTGAGACTGTCTTGAAAGTACACTGGCAACGTGAAATGTCAAGGCTGTTCCCTCAGGGCTTAGCGCccggcgaagaagagagtCTTGACTTCGGTGCCGTTGAAACAGTTTGTAGAAGCTTGCATATCAATTGTTCAAAGAACATGCTTCGAGCTCAGTTTTCCAAGGCTGATCTTGGCAACAAGGGTCGACTCAACTTTTCGGAATTTCAGAACTTTGTCGCTCGtctaaaagaaaggaaagatatCAATGACTTGTACAAAACGTGGGCCACGAATGCCCAGGAAGGTCTCACTGTCGACGAATTTCTGGCTTTTCTCCGCGACGCACAGCAAGAAGATGTTGATACCGATCGAGCCTATTGGGTCTCAGTTTTTGAAAAATATGTCCGAAAGTGCAAACCGCGAGCACCAAGTCTTACAGATGGTGTGGAACGTCAGGCTTTCCGAATGAGCCTGGAAGCCTTCTCTGCCTTTCTCTCGTCCAACTGGAATGGAATATACGCATCTCGCCCCCCTCAATCGCGATTTGACCGACCGCTCAATGAGTATTTCATTTCCAGCTCCCATAACACGTACCTGTTAGGCCGTCAAGTTGCCGGCGCTTCCAGCACAGAGGCGTATATCAGCGCTCTGTCACAGGGCTGCCGATGTGTCGAGATTGACTGCTGGGACGGTGCCGATGGCCGCCCGATCGTTTCGCATGGACGGACGATGACAACCAGTGTTCTCTTCGCTGATTGCATTACTGTCATCAACCGATATGCATTTATCACCTGCGACTTCCCGCTAATCCTCTCGCTCGAGGTTCATTGCAATCCTGAACAGCAGCTGGCGATGGTCAGGATCATGAAAGACACATTCAAGGAACGACTCGTCCTGGAGCCGCTCTTGACAAATAGTTTTGTCCTCCCATCACCAGAAGAACTGAAGGGCCGGATtctcgtcaaagtcaaaacATGTGACGAGACCCTCGATGGAGTGCGACAAGATACCTCGACCTCTTTCGCGAGCGCTGGTCGGAAGCGCAGCTCAAGCTCCCCATGGATGCGTCCTAGCGTCCCTGAGAATCCTTTGTGCACGaaccttcctcctctctccaGTCCTATGACCATTGGCCAGGAGAGTGTAGGGCCGTTCGTTTCACAGGATAGACGGTCTTTCACCACCACAAGTATGAGTAGCGCGACAGAAGACAGCGATGGCGCGTTGGTGTCAGtcaagagagaaagaagacgacgTCAAAAGAGCAAGATCACGAAGCCTCTATCAGACCTTGGAGTCTACACCCGTGGCTACAAATGGCATAGTTTCTCGTCTCCCGAGAGTcagcggttcaaccatgtTTACTCCTTCGCGGAGCGGGCGTTCGAGAGCATCTGCCGTGACGCGGAGAATAAGGCGCTGTTGGAAAGGCACAATCAAAAATACCTCACGCGAGTCTATCCATCCGGGTTTCGCTTGCGTTCGTCCAATTTCGATCCGCTCAAGTTCTGGCGACGCGGCGTGCAAATGGCCGCCTTGAATTGGCAAACGTACGACATCGGAATGCAGCTGAACCAAGCCATGTTTGCGGCTGGAACTGACCGCACTGGCTACGTCCTGAAGCCCGAATCACTTCGTCTCCCACCTTACGAGCAAGCGAGCAAGACGTCCACCGAACGGAAGCTGGTTCGGTTCTCAGTGGAGGTCATTTCTGCTCAACAACTTCCTCGACCACGTACCATGGGACCAGATGACAATATCAACCCATATGTGGAAATTGAGATGTTCAGCGCAGACGATCGCGGCCAGAGTTTTGTCGTCGGAGAAGGAGGCATGAATGCTTCCGCGCGGAATGGCGTGTCGGGCATTGGCTATCCGCATCGTCGACGCACAAAGATCGAGCAGAGCAACGGATACAGCCCAACTTTCAATGATCGTTTCAAGCTATCGCTCGAGACCAAGTATCCAGACTTGGTGTTCGTTCGTTGGACTGTTTGGAGCTCACTGGATGGGCGCAGTGCTGGGAACAACAACAGTGTTCAATTGGCCACTTTCACTGCAAAACTGAGCAGTCTGTCTCAGGGTTACCGTTACCTGCCACTGTATGACCTGGGCGGTGATCAATATCTGTTCTCCACCCTATTCTGCAGAATTACTAAGGAGGAGCCGGTGCCGGTTCAACGACTCGGAGCCGAGGAACTTCGAGCGGAGCGTCTGGGGATCCTTCGTCAGATTGGTCAAACAGTGTTCAAGCGTGGTTCATCGACAGAGAGATCTGACAAGGGCAGCGAGACGCCTGCAAGCCAAGACGATAAGGATACGTCTCCGGTATTGACGCCTACTGTTTCAACGACGTCCACATCATCTCTGTTTCTTTAACAGAGTCCCACCAACAGGGTACATGCCATACCTGCAGGTCGTGCTTTTACATTTACTCCTTTTCTTCTATCCTCTGGCCCGTCCCCCTCGACATTATCACCATCCCCATCTCGCATCTGGATGGCCAGTACTCCTGTGCAAATATTGGAGCGGCGTTTTTCTATCGAGGTTGCATTTGCGTTTTTTTGCGTTGCTCTTGATTTTCCAGGTGCTTCAGGGAAACATGGCGCTTAGCGATTGTTCATACCACCGGATGGCTTGAAGAAACCATGATCATATACCTGCTTGTTTTGTTACTCATGTAATACGTCTGGGACGGTCCCTGATTTTTCGTGGATTCTAACCGCGCATTCAAGACTTCTGTTGATGTCGCTATATTTGTTTTGTTGATTTGTGCTACTGATTATACTGACATTGTTATACCCGTCTGGCGATACCCAttacttttcttttgtttttttttaCCAAGTTGTGTGCATTGCTGTGGATTGTTCCAACGGATTTCACATGCCTTGAAATCTCTTTAGAGCGTTTCCAAGGCTTCCGCATGGCATTACTTGTGATTTCAACTGTATCTGATGAAACGGTAGCATTTGAAGGGTTACCAGCGAAATAACTGTTGCTTTGTCCTAAATTGTCGGAGAATACGTTTGGAGGCATTGTTTGCGACGGCCTCTCTATGTCATCCCCACGCTCGCGGGCGAGAAAACATCCTGCAGTCCGCCATACACATCTCCCAGGAGCTCCTGACGACACCCTGATGGCGAGGCGTCTCTGTCTTCTTAGTTCTTCCAACTTGTCTTACTATTGAAGATGCGGCTGGGACGCTCCTTTCTACAGCTATGGGCAGCCATTGCAATTTGTCGAATTTGTTAGATATAAGGAAGTAAATAAAAGAATTTCCTCTCCCTTAACAAAGTAGATCTCGACTATTTCCGTCATATCTACCCGTATCTACTCTTCAAGATAGAATATGGAGAGTTGCATCTCATTGCGCGATCAAGATAACTTGCCATGAACGGCAGACCTGCTCTCACCGCCTTACGATCCCAAGAAATGGGCCGTGTTTTGAGGCCAACGTATACTTGTCTACCTCTACAATATTAATCCTATTTCAATCCGTCGATCTCTTCGTGCTTCTCACATTTCTCAGTATGGATCCATTCTCGACAGAAGGTGGTGAGTGCTGACCGATTGACTTCCCCAACCTCATTTCGCAGCCTGGGAAAAGCAACTCAATTGACTCCTAATCCCCGCAGAGCTCATCAACATCCACAATGCCTTCCATCAAGGCCAATACCAGAACGTGATCGACTTCGATACCTCGGCCCTCTCACCAGACAACCATCTCACCGCCCGCATCCTGCAGCTCCGCGCCCAGCTTGCCCTCGGCCAAACCGCCGAAGTCCTATCCGCCGTCGagggcgaagaagaaaaaaacCCCGACCTCGCTGCGGTGAAGGCGCTGGCGCAACTCACGGCGGGCGATGCCGAGTCTGCACTCCAGCTGACACAGGAACTGGCGGAGAATTATCCGGAGAATGCCTCGGTGCAGGTCCTGGGGGGGACGGTGCTGCAGGCTCAGGGCCGGAGCGAGGAGGCGCTGGCGGTCTTGACGAAGCATCAGGGGAATTTGGAGGCGTGAGTTTCTATTTATCCTTCATTCAGCCTTTTTCTTGAGGATTGGGGTGCAACAGGGCAAAAAGCTAATGGTGTGTGTGAGAGGGTAGTGTTGCCTTAATCGTTCAGAtccatctccagcagaaTCGGGTCGATCTGGCGCTCAAAGAGGTTCAGGCTGCTAAGCGCTGGGCGCAGGATTCTCTGCTTGTTAATCTGGCTGAGTCGTGGGTGGGGATGAGGATCGTATGTTGTGTTCTTCGTgttttttgtttctttcgGATGTTCGACGTGGCTAATACGTACCTTGGATTCAGGGTGGTGAGAAATATCAGTCTGCCTTTTACGTCTACGAAGAACTTGCGTCCGCGCCTGGTACGTCGGCACCTTTGTCTATTGTCGGACAGGCTGTCGCGGAGATTCATCTGGGCCGGTTACCCGAGGCCGAAGCTGCGCTGTCGGCTGCGCTGGAGAAATACCCTGAGGAGGCGGAGTTGATTGCTAATGCCATTGTGCTGAATGTATTGGCTGGGAAGCCTACGGAGGAATTGGAGAGGTATATTTTGCTCTCAAACATGATATGACTGAGATCAGCTAACGAATTGGTGTTGTTGCAGTCGTCTTCAACAAGTTCAACCTTCGCATGCCTTACTTGCCGATATCCAGGAGAAGAGCGAGCTGTTTGATACTGCTGCGTCCAAGTACGCTCCAAGAGTGGCTTCTTAGATTAACGAAATACTCTAGGTcatctctctttcttccttcctaTTACATTGTG
The DNA window shown above is from Aspergillus fumigatus Af293 chromosome 1, whole genome shotgun sequence and carries:
- a CDS encoding putative 1-phosphatidylinositol-4,5-bisphosphate phosphodiesterase Plc1; protein product: MAYATTSSPAALNGDAESSLNINNSLPNPPKLHHVIKSFSPATQTSSTTSYISSLTTTPSSLFPASNHSNASSPSGTPLQIATDALQGRLSTFPPVSLSSFELGESMMAVPGNPATSNVDSVSPNPNKGAGLMRRISRGAASKLTRRRQSATHSDKRDRSSGPVIMRRRSDSKTAAQTGRECALDSSNEEDGNDAVDSLGVWCGSEAPSLSTDASMMASRNVGAVAPKVDSAIQRGTVLTKVTKKRKKQVRFFLDLDAGKVYWDLSNPAKRFYIDDIKEVRVGVDARNYREEHQVPQDVEGRWFTIVIADPEKSKGRSVKTLHLIAPNDHILELWTTTLENISQYRINLMAGLAGSGQSETVLKVHWQREMSRLFPQGLAPGEEESLDFGAVETVCRSLHINCSKNMLRAQFSKADLGNKGRLNFSEFQNFVARLKERKDINDLYKTWATNAQEGLTVDEFLAFLRDAQQEDVDTDRAYWVSVFEKYVRKCKPRAPSLTDGVERQAFRMSLEAFSAFLSSNWNGIYASRPPQSRFDRPLNEYFISSSHNTYLLGRQVAGASSTEAYISALSQGCRCVEIDCWDGADGRPIVSHGRTMTTSVLFADCITVINRYAFITCDFPLILSLEVHCNPEQQLAMVRIMKDTFKERLVLEPLLTNSFVLPSPEELKGRILVKVKTCDETLDGVRQDTSTSFASAGRKRSSSSPWMRPSVPENPLCTNLPPLSSPMTIGQESVGPFVSQDRRSFTTTSMSSATEDSDGALVSVKRERRRRQKSKITKPLSDLGVYTRGYKWHSFSSPESQRFNHVYSFAERAFESICRDAENKALLERHNQKYLTRVYPSGFRLRSSNFDPLKFWRRGVQMAALNWQTYDIGMQLNQAMFAAGTDRTGYVLKPESLRLPPYEQASKTSTERKLVRFSVEVISAQQLPRPRTMGPDDNINPYVEIEMFSADDRGQSFVVGEGGMNASARNGVSGIGYPHRRRTKIEQSNGYSPTFNDRFKLSLETKYPDLVFVRWTVWSSLDGRSAGNNNSVQLATFTAKLSSLSQGYRYLPLYDLGGDQYLFSTLFCRITKEEPVPVQRLGAEELRAERLGILRQIGQTVFKRGSSTERSDKGSETPASQDDKDTSPVLTPTVSTTSTSSLFL
- a CDS encoding putative Coatomer subunit epsilon; this encodes MDPFSTEGELINIHNAFHQGQYQNVIDFDTSALSPDNHLTARILQLRAQLALGQTAEVLSAVEGEEEKNPDLAAVKALAQLTAGDAESALQLTQELAENYPENASVQVLGGTVLQAQGRSEEALAVLTKHQGNLEAVALIVQIHLQQNRVDLALKEVQAAKRWAQDSLLVNLAESWVGMRIGGEKYQSAFYVYEELASAPGTSAPLSIVGQAVAEIHLGRLPEAEAALSAALEKYPEEAELIANAIVLNVLAGKPTEELESRLQQVQPSHALLADIQEKSELFDTAASKYAPRVAS